TTTGGTGAACATACACAATGCAACCAAAGACTTTAGGGGAGAGAGCGCTTAGGATTTGAACATGAGGGAAAATGGTCATGAGATCATGCAAAGGAGTCTAATAGTTAAGGACTTTGGGAAGATAGCCGATTGATCAAATAAGAGGCTGTTTAaacagcttctccccaataccAGTTAGGAATGGAACTAGTGAACATTAAGGATCGAGCCACTTCAAGTAAATGGCGATTTTTCCTCTCAATTACCCCATTTTACTGAGGAGTATAAGGGCATGTGCTTTGATAAAAAATCCCATGAGTGGTGAGGTATTGGGTAAAAGGATAGGAGAAACTCATGGCCATTGTTATTCCTAAGGATACAAATAGAGGACTGAAACACATTAAGAATTAGTTTGTGAAAGTTTTGAAAGATAGCACATacctcaaatttttctttcatgagatatacccaacaaaccctagtacaatcatcaatgaaggtgaCAAACTATTGGGCACTAGATAAGATTGGAATTCTTGTtggtccccaaatgtcactatgtaTCAAGTAAAATGGTTTGGAAGGTGTGTAAGGATGTGCTTGATAAGTGCTGTGagtttgtttggcaagaatGCAATATTCACATTGAAGCACTACTTTCTCTTTATTGATGAATAAATTTGGATACAAACATCTTAGATATGAAAAACTAGAATGACCAAGTCGTTTTTTGCCAtaacaaaatctcaaaattagaaCTAACAATAAAAGAAAGCTTATGTGGTGACTGATTAGGAGGAGCCTTATTTTTGAAACCCAATAGAGACCATCATTttcctcagcactgccaatcatcttccccaagGATCAGTCCTGAAAAATACAAGTAGAGAGGAAGATTACAATGCAATCCATGTCTTTAGTTAACTTGCTAACTGACAAcaaattacacttcaaatttgGCACATATAAGACAGATTTAAGTTGCAAACCAGATACATAAACATTCCCTTGTCCCATAACTGAAGACATGGTGCCATCTGCCATTAAAACTGTCAATTCCTTATCTCTAAGCTAAAATTGCTTAAATGTAGTTGTAGACCCAGTCATAAGATCAGATGCACCAGTGTCTACAATCCAACaactttcattcatttttctagATAATGAGAAGTATTTTAGATTACCTTTTTTGGGCCACAGAAGTTGAAGGATTAGTGGCTGAGGCATCTGAATCCTTTGCAAGATGAGTACCACTAAATAGCTTTTGTAAAAACTCCACCTGTTCAGTAGTTAGATTCAAATTCATACCTTTTTCAATTGTAGGAGCAATTGTTGTGGTATAAGCTAgcctttctttctcctttttattCCTTGGCTTCTAATTTGCTGGTTTCCCACGTAATTTCCAACAAGTCTCTTTGTGTGATAGGGCTTATTACAGTGCTCACACCACTATTTATctagtgcgattttgttcaccttcTTTAACGGGGGATGAGCATAACCCTCGTTGGTTTTGTGTTAAAACTAACCCAAAATTTctctctccttcctctctctccccttccctcttcttctccagcaaTCGCCTCATACCGCCTTCTTCTCGCCGCTGCTACTGTCGCCTCACCCCTCACTACCTCGCCTCGTTGTTCATGCATCAACCGCCACTACAACCTCCNNNNNNNNNNNNNNNNNNNNNNNNNNNNNNNNNNNNNNNNNNNNNNNNNNNNNNNNNNNNNNNNNNNNNNNNNNNNNNNNNNNNNNNNNNNNNNNNNNNNAAAAATGTTTAAAAGTGTCCCATTGGACCCTATCTCCAATCCATCCTCGAAATCTGCTGCTAATCACAATTATTCTACAGCTTGCATGTCCAGCACAAAACAGAACCAGCAGGAGTCAATCAAATAACACCAACTAgaagccttaattccactacGTGGCATCAGTTACATGGATTATatctgcttttttttttcttttttgagataCAGTGAAATTCTTGAAGAGCTTGAGATTATTCTTTTGAGTTAATAGACAAGCATTGATTTATCAAGATTCCTAATTACACAGAACTTGATtttcatccccccccccccccccctcctctgTCTCTATGCTTACTCTCTTCTcctcctttattttcttcttcgttacctttctcttctcttggatttattcttctcctttctctctcagCATAAATCTTTTCCCTCGATTCTACACCAGATATACTTTGTGACACTGAAATgatagattttttctttttaattacaATCGGTAATGCACTAGCTTTCACTCTACTTGAGCCCTTAGATTGATAATGACAACATGCCAAACTTTAATCCCATTGAGGTTTATAGATTTTAGCTCACCAACCATCTCTATCTATGATTAAATGTTCTGTAAGGTCATTATAATCAAGGCCATGCTTAAGAGTTTTCCACCAAGTCTTTATTGGTCTTTCTCAACCTCTTCTACTACATTTTTTCATTCCATTAATCCTCCTCATATGAGCATCTATTGGGTCTTTTACTTGATCAAAGTATCTTAATCATTATTCATATCTCACACATCTTATAGCTGTCTAATAACATTATGTGCCATATAACAGATTAGTCTTATTGATGTCTGATAACACTGCCTTTTTAGCTTTAAAAAGATTTTTCTATTGCATACAATGCCAacacatgaaaaaaatgagaaggtAGATGTGCGACCAtagaagaaaagacaaaataagaacaaaatcatACGTAATAAAGCTAGAGTGGCAcatgtcaaaattaaaatgcacCAGTTACTATTACAATGGCCTGGACATTGGATGTAATGGCCTTACTAATGAGATGCCATCTCTATACCAATGAGATGCCCAAAGGCCTAGAATTCATGTATCTGACTCACCTATTAGGATTAAGGATTGTGTTTGTTGTTGTATAAAATGCCCAAAACACTTCTTCATTTTATCCATTTTGCCTTGATTATGAGTAGCATTCTCAATAATCTCCTTGTCTTTTTGGACAATGAATCCAAAATAGTTGAACTcgtttttttcttgaaataatttgatcttcaagtttcaacataacatcattcatatttctatttttactaagCATTCAATATGTTCAGTTTTTGATCTGCTCAACTTCAAGTCTTTGAATTCTAAGATCCCCTCCATACATCAAGTTTTTTAGTCACACCTTATTTTTGTGTTGTTCACCAATGCAAATAGATTACACCAAGGCACCTCTTATTGCATATGCTTGGTAAGTTCATTTGTTACTAAAGCAAAGATATAAGGGCTTAGAGTAGATCCTTGATTTAGTCCAATTGTAACCGAAAAAGTCTGTACCACCTCCACAAGTTCTAAAATGTGTTTCTACTCTATCATACATCTTCAAAAACCTGTATATATAAGCAACTTGGATTCCACTTTCTCTAAAAAATCCTCCACAAGACTTCTCTATGAACTTTGTAATAAACTTTTTATAAATCTACAAACACTATGTAAATCTTTTTTGCTTatggaaaaaagagaaataacatatttgaaggaaaaagaattATACCTCCAAGGCATCAATCTCCTCCAATGAGGGCTTTCTCTTTGGTGCATCATCCTCAATTTCAATGTTTAAGGAACTTTTGAGTGACTGCATTGAGGTGGAACTAAAGGAATCCCGTCCAAGAATCATATGAACTGCCTTTACCATTTGTGCCATGGTATTTGACTGCATTATTCAAAGTTTTAAAGTCTGGTTGAAGGGGCATACATTCATCTAGTCAGCaatattcacaaaataagaGGGGGATACCTTGATAACATATAAGGGCAACTTGTGAAATTTAGCTACACCACGAATCCAGGGGTTCTGCTTCACTTCGGAACTGGACGCTAAAATTGCATCTGCTCTTCCAATGTCATCACTTACATCTATCTCATCCTCAAGCCCCATAACACTTGCAACTTGAAGTAGATCGGCTTCCAGGATCTAAAAGACAGACAAATTGTATATGAACTCAAATTTTCAGTTTTAGTTTGGTGTTAGGTGCTGGATAGTATAATCTTACTATATCCTGTAAGAGAAGGATTATGACAGATGGGACCCTTGTGTATTCAATGAATTGGGGTCAGGCCCTTGGTTGCAAGCCACTAATGCTACGAGCATAGGGTTCAGAGTTTTCCAGCCTACTTAATACAAGTAAGAACCTGGAATCAGCATGGCAACGAAAATCAACAGTATGATAGCATTGTTGAGCATGTGGTGTGAGAGGGAATTCCAAATTTGAATTCTCGCTTTTTTAAGATACAAAAAACTTCTTCTAGGCATGGGCACTCCTATTCCACCAAGCTACATGTGCAGTGCAGGTTTATCTTGATTATTAAAGAAGCATGAACATTAATTTCCAAGCTATTTAAACTTAAGTACCTTATTTCCATATATATCCTTCAACAACATACAAGGACAGAAGGTAGAAGATGAACAAGTGATAATCGAAACTTTAGCAATATACCTTGTAAGTGTAAACATACACTGGTGATCTCCACTTGCTAAAATTTCTATTCCCACtcaatttcttgaaattattttgagaataaccttcatcttctttgtcACACTGTATTTGAGGTCTTTCTTCACTGTTGTCCAGCTCAGCTTCTTCTATAAGGTTCTTCTTGGGCATTGGAGTAGACTTCAAAGAACGATTTGCTTCAACATCCATATGACGGACTTCAAACAGAGGAGTTTTTCCTACCATAGAAATTTCAAATCAGATTAACCATTTATTGCTTCCAATTCCGAAACATGTTTGCAGACACCATATTATATAAGTAATTGCTTAAAAGTTCATGAGAAAGGACAAGGTTTAGATACCTGCTAGTATAGCATCAACAGATGCATCCAACCGATGATGCACACAGCATTCAGTTCTAGATATCATCTCTACTGCACACGTAAATGTAGAAGGCCCTTTCCTCTCAAGAATTGTCTTCTGcactttccttttctttgctTCCTCATCACCAAGTGTTACACTCTATTCAAAAGGAACCAAACTTCAATCAACTGATTCTCAAGGCATAGCTGGACAGGGTTATAGTCAATTGCAGTTGGAtgtctaaatttattttataggtCAACATAATACATCAAGATTGATCTTCGTGAGAAAGAAAGGTAAATGATCAAGCTTTAAGAAAAGAGTTTACAAAGTTTGATTGCTTGACttgtaaaatattttggacCCTGAAGAGGAAGGTTGGAGACCTTCCCTTTCAGGTTTATCTTTTAAGTACATTTCTGAGGATCATAGAGAGAGGCTTCTTAGATCTCTTTCCAAGGATGAGGTTTCAAGGGTTTTAGGTAATCCAAATGGTGGATACAGACCTTACGGCTTCtctttagtttttgattttttttttccagcattATTGGAGCTTTATTGGTTTGCATGTTATCCTGGCCTGTCATGAGCTCTGTGGGTTGGACAGCTCTCTGAGGAGTTTGAAAGCTGTTGCTATTATCAGGAGTGTTTTGGATTTGAAGATTTTAGGCCCGTTAATTTTGTAGGTAGTATTTATAAGATTCTTACTAAGCTCTTGTCTATGACACTCAAAGAGGTTAATTAATAGTGTTGTTAAGACTCCCATAACATCTTTGTGTAGGGTAAGCAGATACCGGGCACAGTTCCAATTACTAATGAGTATCTAGATTCTAGGTTGAAAGGTGGTCTTCACAGTCTTGTATGCAaaccatagttgtcaaaggcgcCAAGCACACTGGGGCCCAAATTAGTGCTTGTGACCTAGGCACGAGGTGCAAGGTGAAGCAAGAGCCTCAAGCACATGAGgtgcacatttattcaaaatgcttaCAAAATACTTGCACACTATCGTTTTCAATATGAACCTATAAGGAGATGGACccaaactcataaaatcataaatgacaaatgACCAACCAGataataacaattaatattattgcagaaaaaaaattagtttcttctaattgcAAGAGAGATTAGAGAAAAGAAATTATAGCACAACACACTgcaaaaaaaacaattataggaaaacaattagttttttctaatttcttttgcaattagaagaaagaaaaaaatacagtaGAACACATAGAAAAGAACAGTTACAGAAAACTATtagtttcttcttttaaattgcaaaagaaattagaagagaaaaaaaagtagTACAACACACAATGAAAACATTCGTTTCTTAgcaaaaaattagaagaaagaaagaaaaatgaaacagAAAACAGATGTAAGTAGTTCTCCAACAAGTGAACATCTCTCCTAAAGGATCCTGACAGCAAGTGGGAGATTCAGCAGAGACCTCTGACTTACACCGCTAGGTTTGCCTCTCACCAATATACTCTCTAAGATGACAAATGGACaagaaatatgattttaatacATTGATATATACAAGGCATGTGCCTCACGTGCCTTACATGAGGCGAGTGCCTCATGTGCCTAGGTAGCACCTCAAGCATGGTGTTGCACCATGGTGGTGATGAGGTGCACAGAGTTGCACCTCTGTTCGCCTTGCGCCCAAGCACGCCTCAGGtgcacctttgacaactatgatgCAAACTTGGTATTTATAAAACTTCAGATCATGTCATCTCGAAATTCTTATTGTTGTTACAAATATAGCAGAATTTAATCTAAAGTGGAGAGGTTGGGCTAGTGGAGACTTCAATTTGTTTGCTCCTAACCTTGGGTGTAAAGTTGGCAGCcttcataatatatatttgggtttatCTTCCAGCTTTCAAAGCCAAGGTTATTCAGATTGGGGATTTCTTGGAAAATATAGTACCTTAACCTCCTCGTaaagcaagaaaaattaatcTCACTAAGAGTGTGCTTTTTAATCTTCCTACTTAATTATCTTTCTATGTTTAAGAATCATTGTGTCTATTATAAATAGGTTGGACAAGTTTCAGAGGGATCTTCTATAGGGTGGTGAGTTGAAGTATCATTTAGTTAAACGGGATTAGGCTTGTCTTTCAAAGAGCAAGGGCAGGTTAGGCACTAGAAAATCGGGTCCTCCAAACTAAATCTTACTTGAAAAATGGTTATGGAGGTTTGCCAGTAAGTGACAGTTTTTGgattagaattattattttgtaagaAAGATAATGTGTTGAGGGATTGGTCTACATCTAGGATTCCTTCTCTGTATATAGTTGGCTTATGGAGGGTCACCACTGTTGAGCtaacttactcatattaattaagttttaatgattaacaaaaagagtatttttaaatatactaattgtagtattgaattattttcgattaatttataaaatatttttcatagtacacgtattactaaaaatattattttccattaaaattatctttcaagtaattttaaaatgcataaaaaaattatataaaaatatattttttcaaaatgctaCAGAGAATAGTGAATGATGAACAATGAATAGTGAATAGTAATTGAACCGTTGTGAATAGTAATCCAATCGTTATGaatagtgattttttaaaaatgcctataaatacccctaaACTCATTGTAAAGATcatccattgcacatattgcatacCAAAGCACCCAAAAGCTCTCTAACGCTCTCAAGCAAAAACCCAAGTAATCTAAGGCTCTCAAAACTACATTGCACATCCAccaaagagccacaaggcaagaggagaaaaagatatTGCAAAACCAAAtccgatcttctccattcaaaccaAGGTCactgatttatttaattatttttattgccttgtatgtatatttgcgcttaattgcttattcatttgtgtccaagtgtggacaactAATTGTAATCACTTAAACTATTATCGTGGcctgtataggtttcctagaactgttaaaatctaggtgtatctagtttttaaagtaagctagggagaaaaccttggtgtagtgatTTCCTAGAACCCGTTATAATCTAGGAgtatatctagtttccaatgtgagctagtATGGAAACCATGGTGAaattagtggaaccccaagggtggttgagACCTTGGGAGAATAgagtaggtgtgtgtggagataTTGAATCACTACAAATTGTTTTgtgtctcatttatttattcttgctatatCCTGTGGCCcgaaatttattaatctcaaataaaCATAGTTACAAAAGttgaatttgtttaaaattaaataacaagaattttaattaagtaaattgcCGAAacttttaatcactcaattcacccccctcttgagtggccataccctaagggacctaTAACCACGAGAGGTTGTGAGGACTTTCATAAGGTCATTTAGGTCACCATCGTGAATGCAACCAAGGTTAGATTTTGGTTGGAAAGTTGGAGTGGTCATAGGGCTTTTGTCCTTAGCATTTTAGGTTGCTTGTTAATGAGGTGACTGTGGTTGGTGTTCCTTACTATCTACCTCCAAGTAGTGCAGTCCTCAAGGTTTATATGTGATTTTGATCGCTACAAAATATACGCCTCACAAGCACTTTACAGCTTGCTTTGTTGTCATCTTTTGAACAGGCAGCGGGTGAGTATATGGATATAGTGCCCATCACAAGGGGGAAGTTTCAATATTCACCCTTTGTAATATGGATTTCTGGCTTTACTTGGAAAGCAGTTTGAAATTCAAGTGCCCCTCCTAGGGTTACCTTATTTGTGTTGGTCAGCTACCCTTTGGCTCTGCCTTACTACCGATGACTTGAGGAAGCAAAGACAGGTTGTCATGTATTAGTATTATGTGTAAAAGAAGTGAAGAGAATCATCTTTACTGTCCAATGTCTAGTGAAGTTTAGGCTTATGTTTACTAGATGTTGAGGATTTAGTGGGTTATGCTTGGTTGGACCATGACTAGGAATTTGTAGATCATCCAAGACAATCTTTAGCCAAAACAGTTCACATAGATCAAGGGTTATAACCTAGCATTCAGCTTCTGTACTAGACCAAGCCACTATACTTGCTTTTAACTTCTCCAGGATACTAAATTTTCTCTTAAGAACACACACCTAAGGTAGACCTTCTATTCACAAGAGAACCACCATAATCAGCATATGTGTATCCAGTAACTGCCAAATTCTCCCCTGATTTGAACAAAATCCCTTTTTCAGGTGTTGCCTTTAGATAATACAAGATCCTTCTCACTGCTTACATATGCTCTTTAGTTGaattgtgcataaattggctcacCTAGTTGACAACAAATGCAATGCTAGGTCTTGTGTGAGATAGATAAATTAAATGGACCTCTGGTACCTTCCTTTGTCTACCAGTGGACAATTAGATCTCCCCCCAAATTTGAGGTTTGGTTTTTGGTACCTTCCTTTGTCTACTAGTGGACAATCAGATCTCCCCCCAAATTTGAGGTTTGGTTCCACTGGAGTACTAGCTGTTTTGCCTCCTAGAAACCCGATTTCTTTCAATTCTAGTCATGTAATGCCTCCTTTACTGTCCTAGGAATGATTATGGCATTAAGGGAAGACAAAAAACTCTTACGTTTGGGTGAAAGACGATGGTAGGAAATATAATTGACCATGGGATGTTGCGTGCAGCTTCTAACTCCTTTTCTAACAGCAATAGGTAAATCCAAATCATTGTGAATAGGGTTAGAATGAGTAGGGGATTGAGATGGTTCAATACATGGCTTTGGAATAGATGTTGGTCCCTGCTTTGCACATGAAATAGGTTGAACCCTCTTGTAACATAAAGTGAACCCTTAAACCTAGCAGGGGATGGCATCAATGGTTGGTTTGGAAGAGAACTTTGGTGAGGTAGTGCACCTAGTGGTGATGATGACCCTTCTAAATCCAAAGACTCTAGTACAGGGGGGACAGGTAAGTTAGATAAGTCAAAACTAAGCTGTCCACCAAGTGCAGACTCTAGCGTATTGCTTTGCTGTTGGCCTAGGTCCAAGGACAAGTCCAAATTAGGAAGATTCCCATGCTCCCTATGGTCACTAGAAATTGTCTCCCCCTGGTGACCATAAAAAGAAGGCTTAAAAAGGACTGAGTTTCAATAAAGGTTACATCCTTAGACGTAAAGAATTTTCGCGTGAGAGGATGACAACATTTATAGCCCTTTTGGGTAGGAGAGTAGCCAATAAAAATACACCTAAGTGCTCTAAGATCAAATTTATCCCTGTGGTGTTTAGAAATGTGAACAAAAGCCACGCACCTGAATACATTAAGAGGAAAGGAAGCATGAATGCCAATTTCAGGAAAGTGAGATGAAAGACACTGAAAGGGACTGAGACCTTTTAGTACTTTAGAAGGAACCCAGTTAATAAGAGAGGTTGCAATTAACACTGCCTCACCCCAAAAAGATTTAGGAACATGATATTGATGTAAGAGAGCTCAAGTCACATTAAGTAGATGCTTCATCTTTCTTTCAACtgttgaatttgaaatttggcACAATGAATGGCacacacacccaagaggggggtgaatggggtgattgagaaattaaaaaacctTTTATGaggttttcaaaaatgattcacAAAAAGTGAAATGAAcacaaacaataaaataaatgcaagagggacacaacgatatataatggttcagctaaaccaagcctaatccactaccttaactccttactaaggatttgAAAATATTCACTAAAACATTCTACCACACTCGGTAGGCCCTTTAGCATAAACCACTAGGAATTTACAACCTCCTACTAtcaaagtaggccctctagaTTTAAAAGCTAGGAGATACAAGAATAATACAATTGGAGAGGATCTGagagataaatctctcagtTACAAATgtctctcaacaaaaatacaaaggcttgaataaattgaaacaaataaagCTCAAAAcctttttgagataaaaatgaaagctcaaatgaatttatttttcttcattagACAACTCAAGTGCTTCCTTgaatggtatttataggcatcccaagAGTTTCAAAAGAAACTAGCTATTTATAGCCGTTGGACCTGCAAAACTAGTTGTTCGAGACAAAAATGGTCAACAACTTTTAAGAACCGGTTGATCGTGTATACGAAATGGTCGATAGGAAGTCAACTTTTGATAGAGGGAGTCAACTTCTCCAGGCAAGAGTCGACTATCCAAAAGCTAGCTCTTGGCCAAGTCAACTCT
The sequence above is a segment of the Diospyros lotus cultivar Yz01 chromosome 7, ASM1463336v1, whole genome shotgun sequence genome. Coding sequences within it:
- the LOC127806986 gene encoding protein SEEDLING PLASTID DEVELOPMENT 1 isoform X2 — protein: MSKVGEFSDDNRSGINSSLHRISAIRNRKMQIIGLTCRVGRAVSGSAEIIGDLVEGGGSILVVGPPGVGKTTLIREIARMLADEHKKRVVIVDTSNEIGGDGDIPHSGIGRARRMQVPNVDMQHNVMIEAVENHMPETIIIDEIGTELEALAASTIAQRGVQLVGTAHGITIDNIIKNPSLQILVGGIESVTLGDEEAKKRKVQKTILERKGPSTFTCAVEMISRTECCVHHRLDASVDAILAGKTPLFEVRHMDVEANRSLKSTPMPKKNLIEEAELDNSEERPQIQCDKEDEGYSQNNFKKLSGNRNFSKWRSPVYVYTYKILEADLLQVASVMGLEDEIDVSDDIGRADAILASSSEVKQNPWIRGVAKFHKLPLYVIKSNTMAQMVKAVHMILGRDSFSSTSMQSLKSSLNIEIEDDAPKRKPSLEEIDALEV